Genomic segment of Rhodothermus sp.:
GCCTGAAGCACACGCTCGTCTACAATGAAGCGGCTGCGCTTAAAGAGCAGGTCGTGCTGCCCTTCCTTGAGGTGCTTGATCACCGCCTCGGGCTGTTGCGCGACGGCATCGGGCAACCGCTCTGGTTCGATGCCCTGAGCGCGCAGGTAGTCGTCCAGGCTGGGATCCGGATTCTCCAGAATGAGCGCCTTTTTGAACTGGTCGTTCAGAAAACGAACCCCATCAATTTTCGCCATGAGCTCCCGGGCAATAATCACGCAGCAGGAAGAACACACGCTCCTTCAACGCCACGCCTGACAAAAGGTAACGCCAAGATGCATCGGTTGAGAGCAAGGAAGCGCTTCCTTTCTTGATTTATCATTGGCTTTGGCTTATTTTTAATGAACAATTGTTCAATCTTTCAGGCAGTACCACCCTTGAGTCGTAACGATCTGCAGGAAGTTATTCTCGAAGCTGCCCAGTACTTGCTGATCCGAGAGGGATACGGCAGCCTGACGATGCGGCGTATTGCACAGCGAGCCGGTTGTAGTGTGGGGAGTCTCTACCTGTACTTCGACAGTAAGGAAGGGCTGCTGTTTGCGCTGATGGATCGGGCGCAGGAACGACTGGCCGAACGCTTTTTCGATCCCCAGATTCAGTCGATCGACGATCCGCGTGCGCGGTTGCAGGCGTTGGCCCGGGCTTACGTGGAGTTCGGCTTGACGTACCCCGAGTCCTATGAGATTCTGTTCATGCTGCATCCGCGTGAGCTGGCATCCTATCCGAAGGAACGGATGCAGCGGGCCTATCGGCTGTTGGATCCTATTGTAGGAGCTATCGAGGACTATGTACACCGGCACAACCTGGAAATGCCAGACATCCGTGTAGCCGCCGTATCGTTCTGGAGCGCGTTGCATGGGATTGTCAGCCTGTTGCTGGCGGGTCGCCTGGCCCGACTGCAGCTGGAGGTAGACCATGAGGCACTGATCGAACATGCCATCCGGCAGGCCATCGGGGGACTCTGTCGCCTGATGCGACAAAGGAATCAGCCGTCATCATGAACGAACTGGCCCGCGGTGTCCATTATCTGGATCTGAACTATCTGGGCACGGATCGGCTTATTGCCTGTGCCGTGCTGGAAGCGCCGGAAGGACTGCTGCTGGTGGATCCCGGACCCACCTCCGCGCTGGAGAATCTGAAGGCTGCCCTTCACGCGGTGGGCGCTTCACTTGCCGAGGTACGGGCGCTGCTGTTGACGCACATCCATCTGGACCATGCCGGCGCTGCGGGGTCGATCGTGGCCGAAGCACCGCACGTGCGCGTTTATGTCCATCGCCTCGGAGCTCCCCATCTGGTGGATCCGGGTCGTCTGCTGGCCAGTGCCCGTCGTCTTTACGGGGAGCTGATGGAGCCGCTCTGGGGCGCCGTGCTTCCGGTTCCTGAAAGCCAGGTGGTGGTGTTGGAAGGCGAAGAGACGATTCGGCCGGGCGGACGTTTGCTGGAAGTAGCGTACACGCCTGGCCATGCCGTGCATCACGTCAGCTTTTTCGATCCGGACACAGCCATCGCTTTCGTGGGCGATACGGCGGGCATGCAGATTACCGGGGCGCGCTGCGTACTGCCCGTTGCGCCACCGCCCGATATTCAGGTGGAAGCCTGGCATGCAAGCCTGCAGCGTATTGCCCGCTGGCAACCTCGACAGCTTTTTGTCACGCATTTTGGACCTTCGGATGACCCGGAGGATCATCTGGCCCAGATGCGCCACCGGCTCACCACGATGGCCGAAGCGGTCAGGCATTCGCTCGACGCGGAGGGCGACGATGCACAGCGGGCCGATACTTTTCATGAACAGGTAATGGCTGAGCTTCAGGCCTGCTTGCAGGACGAAACACTGACCGCCCGCTATGAACAATTTGGCCAGCCACGAGCAAGCTGGTTCGGACTGGCCCGCTATTGGCGACGCAGGCAGCAGGAACAGAAACCGTGATCGCAAGCATCTTGCTGATTCGCTGGATGAAGCGAAGCGAAGAGAACCGAACCGTGTATGCTACTGCCCGAGACCTATCGTAAGCTGATAGCCCATCGGCGTTCGCCGCACTTTCGAGAAGCTACCAGCATCGTTGAGGTGCCGATGCCCCGGCCGGGGCCTGGCGAGCTGTTGATTCGTAACCGCTATGCCGGTGTGAATGCAACCGACGTCAACATTACGGCCGGCCGCTACCAACCCGACCTGACCCCTCCCTTCGATCTGGGTGTTGAAGCCGTAGGCGAGGTGGTGGCTGTAGGGGAAGGGGTACAGGCATTTCAGCCGGGCGATCCGGTAGGGACTATCAAGCTGGGCGGCGGCTATGCCGAATATCAGCTTGTTCCGGCCAAGCACGCG
This window contains:
- a CDS encoding TetR/AcrR family transcriptional regulator gives rise to the protein MSRNDLQEVILEAAQYLLIREGYGSLTMRRIAQRAGCSVGSLYLYFDSKEGLLFALMDRAQERLAERFFDPQIQSIDDPRARLQALARAYVEFGLTYPESYEILFMLHPRELASYPKERMQRAYRLLDPIVGAIEDYVHRHNLEMPDIRVAAVSFWSALHGIVSLLLAGRLARLQLEVDHEALIEHAIRQAIGGLCRLMRQRNQPSS
- a CDS encoding MBL fold metallo-hydrolase, yielding MNELARGVHYLDLNYLGTDRLIACAVLEAPEGLLLVDPGPTSALENLKAALHAVGASLAEVRALLLTHIHLDHAGAAGSIVAEAPHVRVYVHRLGAPHLVDPGRLLASARRLYGELMEPLWGAVLPVPESQVVVLEGEETIRPGGRLLEVAYTPGHAVHHVSFFDPDTAIAFVGDTAGMQITGARCVLPVAPPPDIQVEAWHASLQRIARWQPRQLFVTHFGPSDDPEDHLAQMRHRLTTMAEAVRHSLDAEGDDAQRADTFHEQVMAELQACLQDETLTARYEQFGQPRASWFGLARYWRRRQQEQKP